Proteins found in one Syngnathus acus chromosome 9, fSynAcu1.2, whole genome shotgun sequence genomic segment:
- the iqgap2 gene encoding ras GTPase-activating-like protein IQGAP2 isoform X2: MEACLEEELPNTTELEEGLRNGVYLGKLANFFAPKMVTVKRIYDRDQSRYKSKGLHFRHTDNTVQWLRAMESVGLPKIFYPETTDVYDRKNMPKVVYCIHALSLYLYKLGIAPQIQDLLGKVAFTEEEINNMRSELDKYGIQMPAFSKIGGILANELSVDEAALHAAVFAINEAIDRGQASVTMSALTNPNAVLRNTQEAMAQDYQDTLSQAKTSKQDRSSASYSTLRSQERDVYEELLTQQEIQSCIDFVNIQAAVRQVNHAVRTQDEASLLAALRLPALSLRGVQNVNHGWYLEQFTTYCLHKSKDEDKGVLVDKNEIQRVVTSCNDFAEAERRKLEAVSAINTAIRLGDAAATAEELMNPEAQLSIVYSTAATLYQNELFSLQLQSGKSGLSHEELSVAVEMLSAVAVLNEVLDTKDSQAVIEQLTDSPLGFTNMDQDNLIRYADTLTEQRVESLATGQEFLTWNDVQKCIDAVNVQVAEEHERIIAIAEINEALNSGDHQQTLAALLLPTAKLTAVNPVAAKHYHDVLLCTKQCLCQTSGDESAVLWLDQIQEVIHAANQDAEEALTMAEAVADINKMVAEGDSQNTLLALQSPNARLRDVLAECAETCQAELAQTQQTITPEGGIDSVWVKHCVNDGYDYYYNLETGHGAWEEPENFEHNSGHLSKEEIQSVVSCVTAEYNREQLWLANQCLVAQLQARMRGFLVRQRHAQRMEYLRQQEPHIIRLQACWRGYKQRKIYRNRIKMLHRNVSSIVKIQSFVKMWKAKRAYNERLQYFKDHEKEVVTIQAFVKANKARNDYRTLTGGTDPPLSVVRKFVHLLQQSALDLQEEQEVTRLKEEVVTRIRSNQQMEQDLNLMDIKIGLLVKNRITLQDVVTHNKTMKNMKNQASNDDLATADKLGIKGLSKGKRKKLEAYQHLFYLLQTNPSYLAKLIFQMPQNKSTKFMDTVIFTLYNYASNQREEYLLLKLFKTALEEEIGSKVDQIQDIVTGNPTVIKMVVSFNRGARGHNSLRQLLAPVVKDIIDDKNLGINTNPVDVYKAWVNQLETATGEASKLPYEVTPEQAMSHEEVRKRLEASSLALRSATDKVLNSIVSSLDNIPYGMRYVAKVLRNCLHEKFPDASEDELLKVVGNLLYYRYMNPAIVAPDGFDIIDLSAGGQLHVDQRRNLGSVAKMLQHAAANKLFEGENAHMTPMNDFISQTYEKFRVFFQSACDVPEPEEKFNIDEYSDMVTLSKPVIYISIEEIINTHSLLLEHLDAISPDLNDLLHELLQDLGDVPDVETLLGEGAVHSNDTNRDSVLNQLAKTEISLTLTSKFELLEGDDKDLKTLMTKTKKLIVDVIRIQPGETLSEILETPATVPQESEHAKIAVWRVVQDAQTPDGLKSSPALLEDSQLPLEQKKRKILRNLRNLEQANLVTDTNKYQDIISDIAKDICCQRRYRQRRKADLGKLQQTLVALNSKTTFYQEQMNYYDTYIKTCLDNLNRKNSRRSIKVDKDEKGSKKGKPQSLKYTGARLHEKGVILEIEGLLINQFKNVTFEILPTEEVGNFEVKAKFMGVEMEKVQLHFQDLLQLQYEGVAVMKMFDKAKVNVNLLIFLLNKKFYGK, from the exons atggaagccTGCCTGGAAGAAGAGCTGCCCAACACCACAGAACTGGAGGAGGGCCTGAGGAATGGTGTCTACCTTGGCAAACTTGCCAACTTCTTTGCCCCCAAAATGGTGACCGTAAAAAGAATCTACGACAGGGATCAATCTCGGTACAAG agTAAAGGACTGCACTTCAGGCACACTGACAACACAGTCCAGTGGCTCAGGGCCATGGAGTCGGTGGGTCTACCTAAG ATATTCTACCCAGAAACGACAGATGTGTACGATCGCAAAAACATGCCCAAGGTGGTATACTGCATACATGCACTAAG cttGTACTTGTACAAACTAGGCATTGCACCCCAGATCCAGGACCTATTAGGGAAGGTGGCCTTTACAG AGGAAGAGATCAATAACATGAGGAGTGAACTGGACAAGTATGGTATTCAAATGCCAGCTTTTAGTAAAATTGGAGGAATCCTGGCCAATGAGCTCTCAGTGGATGAAGCAGCAT TGCACGCGGCTGTATTTGCAATCAATGAGGCAATAGACAGGGGGCAGGCATCTGTGACCATGTCAGCCCTGACAAATCCAAACGCTGTGCTGAGGAACACCCAGGAAGCCATGGCACAAGACTACCAGGACACGTTGAGCCAGGCCAAGACCAGTAAACAAGATCGGTCCTCGGCGAGT TACTCCACATTACGCAGTCAGGAACGAGATGTTTATGAGGAGCTGCTGACACAGCAGGAGATCCAGAGCTGCATAGACTTTGTCAACA tcCAAGCAGCAGTAAGGCAGGTGAATCATGCAGTGCGCACCCAGGATGAAGCTTCTCTTTTGGCTGCACTCAGGCTTCCAGCGCTGTCCCTGCGTGGTGTGCAGAATGTGAACCATGGCTGGTACCTGGAGCAATTTACCACCTATTGTCTGCACAAATCCAAG gatgaagacaaaggagtTCTGGTGGATAAGAATGAGATTCAAAGAGTTGTCACCTCTTGCAATGACTTTGCAGAGGCTGAAAGACGAA AACTTGAGGCAGTTTCAGCCATCAACACTGCCATTCGTCTTGGCGACGCAGCGGCGACGGCCGAGGAGCTCATGAACCCCGAGGCTCAACTGTCTATTGTCTACTCGACAGCTGCCACGCTCTATCAGAATGAGCTTTTTAGTTTGCAACTGCAAAGTGGGAAG TCTGGCCTGAGCCATGAGGAATTGAGCGTGGCTGTGGAAATGCTGTCAGCTGTAGCTGTGCTCAATGAGGTTCTGGACACCAAAGATTCACAGGCTGTCATCGAGCAGCTAACAGACTCACCTCTGGGTTTCACAAACATGGACCAAGACAACCTAATTAG GTATGCTGACACCCTAACCGAGCAGCGGGTGGAGTCTCTTGCGACTGGCCAAGAGTTCCTCACTTGGAATGATGTTCAAAAATGCATTGACGCTGTCAACGTTCAGGTCGCTGAAGAGCACGAAC GAATCATAGCAATAGCAGAGATCAATGAGGCATTGAACTCTGGTGATCATCAGCAGACACTTGCAGCCTTGCTCCTCCCTACTGCCAAGTTGACAGCGGTGAACCCCGTCGCAGCCAAACACTACCACGATGTTCTACTCTGTACCAAACAATGCCTCTGCCAG ACCTCGGGAGATGAATCCGCTGTGCTGTGGCTTGACCAAATCCAAGAGGTCATACATGCAGCCAACCAAGATGCAGAAGAAGCTCTCACAA TGGCTGAAGCAGTAGCTGACATTAACAAGATGGTGGCAGAGGGCGATTCCCAGAATACACTGCTGGCTCTGCAATCCCCAAATGCAAGGCTGAGAGACGTGCTCGCAGAATGTGCTGAAACGTGCCAGGCCGAACTGGCGCAAACGCAACAAACGATTACACCTGAAG GTGGCATCGATAGTGTGTGGGTGAAACATTGCGTAAATGACGGATATGATTACTATTATAATCTGGAGACTGGACACGGTGCCTGGGAGGAGCCCGAAAACTTTGAACATAATAGTGGCCACCTCAGTAAAGAGGAAATTCAG AGTGTCGTCAGTTGTGTGACTGCAGAATATAACCGGGAACAATTGTGGTTGGCCAACCAATGCTTGGTAGCGCAGCTGCAGGCGAGGATGCGAGGTTTTCTGGTGAGGCAAAGGCATGCTCAGAGGATGGAGTACCTGCGGCAACAAGAACCGCACATCATTCGACTGCAg GCATGCTGGAGAGGTTACAAACAGAGGAAAATATACAGGAacagaataaaaatgcttcatcGAAATGTTAGCTCAATTGTCAAG ATTCAGTCATTTGTTAAAATGTGGAAAGCCAAGCGTGCATACAATGAGCGTTTGCAATACTTTAAAGATCAC GAGAAGGAAGTTGTCACCATCCAGGCTTTTGTAAAGGCCAATAAAGCAAGAAATGACTATAGAACCCTGA CCGGGGGAACAGACCCGCCTCTATCAGTCGTGCGCAAGTTTGTCCACTTGCTCCAGCAGAGCGCTTTGGATTTGCAGgaggaacaggaagtgacgCGGCTCAAGGAGGAAGTGGTCACCAGGATTCGCTCAAACCAGCAGATGGAGCAAGATTTGAACCTGATGGACATCAAGATTGGACTGCTGGTGAAGAACAGAATCACGCTGCAG GATGTCGTGACTCATAATAAGACAATGAAGAATATGAAAAATCAAGCAAGTAATGATGACCTGGCCACAGCAGACAAACTGGGAATAAAAGGCCTAAGTAAAGGAAAACGGAAGAAACTGGAGGCCTATCAACATCTTTTTTACCTCCTTCAG ACCAATCCGTCCTACTTGGCTAAGCTCATCTTCCAAATGCCCCAAAACAAGTCTACAAAGTTTATGGACACTGTCATCTTCACCTTGTACAACTATGCCTCCAACCAGCGAGAAGAATATTTGCTGCTTAAACTCTTCAAAACTGCTCTTGAAGAAGAAATCGG GTCGAAGGTTGACCAAATTCAGGACATTGTGACAGGAAATCCCACAGTCATCAAGATGGTGGTGAGCTTCAACCGAGGAGCACGGGGCCACAACTCTCTGCGGCAGCTTTTGGCTCCTGTGGTCAAAGACATCATTGATGACAAAAATCTCGGCATCAACACCAACCCGGTAGATGTTTACAAAGCTTGGGTCAACCAGCTGGAGACGGCCACTGGAGAAGCCAG TAAATTGCCTTATGAAGTGACTCCGGAGCAGGCCATGTCACATGAGGAAGTCCGCAAAAGGCTGGAGGCTTCCAGTCTGGCACTTCGCTCTGCAACAGATAAAGTCCTCAACTCCATTGTGTCCTCTCTGGATAATATTCC TTATGGCATGCGATACGTCGCCAAGGTTCTGAGGAACTGCCTCCACGAAAAGTTTCCGGATGCATCAGAAGATGAGCTGCTAAAG GTAGTTGGCAACTTGCTTTACTACCGTTACATGAATCCTGCCATCGTAGCTCCCGATGGATTCGACATTATTGACCTGTCGGCGGGAGGGCAGCTCCATGTGGATCAGCGACGCAACCTGGGATCTGTGGCCAAGATGCTCCAGCATGCGGCCGCCAACAAGCTGTTTGAGGGCGAGAATGCGCACATGACTCCTATGAACGACTTCATCTCGCAGACATACGAGAAGTTCCG GGTGTTTTTCCAGTCGGCCTGCGATGTCCCCGAACCCGAGGAGAAGTTCAACATTGATGAATACTCAGACATGGTGACCCTGAGCAAGCCTGTTATCTATATCTCAATAGAGGAGATAATCAATACGCACTCA CTCCTCTTGGAACATCTGGACGCCATCTCACCAGACCTCAACGACCTGTTGCATGAGCTCCTGCAGGATTTGGGAGATGTCCCTGACGTTGAGACATTACTTG GTGAGGGAGCCGTTCATAGCAATGACACCAACAGGGATAGTGTCCTCAACCAGCTGGCCAAGACCGAGATCTCCCTCACCCTGACCAGCAAGTTTGAGCTACTTGAAGGGGATGACAAAGACTTGAAGACTCTTATGAcaaa GACAAAGAAACTAATAGTAGATGTGATCCGAATTCAACCCGGAGAGACATTGTCTGAAATTTTAGAGACCCCAGCCACAGTGCCTCAG GAGTCGGAGCATGCCAAGATAGCTGTGTGGCGGGTGGTCCAGGACGCTCAGACCCCCGACGGTCTAAAGAGCAGCCCTGCCCTCCTGGAGGACAGCCAGCTCCCCCTTGAGCAGAAGAAGCGCAAGATCCTGCGGAATCTTCGTAACTTGGAGCAGGCCAACCTTGTCActgacacaaataaatatcaaGACATCATCAGTGACATTGCTAAG GATATATGCTGCCAAAGACGCTACCGACAAAGGAGGAAGGCCGATCTCGGTAAGCTCCAGCAGACGCTCGTGGCGCTCAATTCGAAAACAACCTTCtaccaggagcagatgaatTATTATGACACCTACATCAAGACATGCCTGGACAACCTGAACCGCAA GAATTCACGCAGATCCATCAAAGTGGACAAAGACGAAAAGGGcagcaaaaaagggaagccACAATCCTTGAAGTACACCGGCGCAAGGCTACATGAGAAAGGAGTCATTCTGGAGATCGAAGGGCTTCTGATCAACCA GTTCAAAAATGTCACGTTTGAAATTTTACCAACTGAGGAAGTTGGGAATTTTGAGGTGAAAGCCAAGTTTATGGGTGTGGAGATGGAAAAAGTTCAGCTTCATTTCCAG GACCTTCTGCAGCTACAATACGAAGGCGTGGCTGTTATGAAGATGTTCGACAAAGCTAAAGTAAACGTGAACTTGCTCATCTTCCTCCTAAATAAAAAGTTCtatggaaaatga
- the iqgap2 gene encoding ras GTPase-activating-like protein IQGAP2 isoform X1 yields the protein MNHEETVSRHKPRYGTIQDDERLSAEEMDERRRQNIAYEYLCHLEEAKRWMEACLEEELPNTTELEEGLRNGVYLGKLANFFAPKMVTVKRIYDRDQSRYKSKGLHFRHTDNTVQWLRAMESVGLPKIFYPETTDVYDRKNMPKVVYCIHALSLYLYKLGIAPQIQDLLGKVAFTEEEINNMRSELDKYGIQMPAFSKIGGILANELSVDEAALHAAVFAINEAIDRGQASVTMSALTNPNAVLRNTQEAMAQDYQDTLSQAKTSKQDRSSASYSTLRSQERDVYEELLTQQEIQSCIDFVNIQAAVRQVNHAVRTQDEASLLAALRLPALSLRGVQNVNHGWYLEQFTTYCLHKSKDEDKGVLVDKNEIQRVVTSCNDFAEAERRKLEAVSAINTAIRLGDAAATAEELMNPEAQLSIVYSTAATLYQNELFSLQLQSGKSGLSHEELSVAVEMLSAVAVLNEVLDTKDSQAVIEQLTDSPLGFTNMDQDNLIRYADTLTEQRVESLATGQEFLTWNDVQKCIDAVNVQVAEEHERIIAIAEINEALNSGDHQQTLAALLLPTAKLTAVNPVAAKHYHDVLLCTKQCLCQTSGDESAVLWLDQIQEVIHAANQDAEEALTMAEAVADINKMVAEGDSQNTLLALQSPNARLRDVLAECAETCQAELAQTQQTITPEGGIDSVWVKHCVNDGYDYYYNLETGHGAWEEPENFEHNSGHLSKEEIQSVVSCVTAEYNREQLWLANQCLVAQLQARMRGFLVRQRHAQRMEYLRQQEPHIIRLQACWRGYKQRKIYRNRIKMLHRNVSSIVKIQSFVKMWKAKRAYNERLQYFKDHEKEVVTIQAFVKANKARNDYRTLTGGTDPPLSVVRKFVHLLQQSALDLQEEQEVTRLKEEVVTRIRSNQQMEQDLNLMDIKIGLLVKNRITLQDVVTHNKTMKNMKNQASNDDLATADKLGIKGLSKGKRKKLEAYQHLFYLLQTNPSYLAKLIFQMPQNKSTKFMDTVIFTLYNYASNQREEYLLLKLFKTALEEEIGSKVDQIQDIVTGNPTVIKMVVSFNRGARGHNSLRQLLAPVVKDIIDDKNLGINTNPVDVYKAWVNQLETATGEASKLPYEVTPEQAMSHEEVRKRLEASSLALRSATDKVLNSIVSSLDNIPYGMRYVAKVLRNCLHEKFPDASEDELLKVVGNLLYYRYMNPAIVAPDGFDIIDLSAGGQLHVDQRRNLGSVAKMLQHAAANKLFEGENAHMTPMNDFISQTYEKFRVFFQSACDVPEPEEKFNIDEYSDMVTLSKPVIYISIEEIINTHSLLLEHLDAISPDLNDLLHELLQDLGDVPDVETLLGEGAVHSNDTNRDSVLNQLAKTEISLTLTSKFELLEGDDKDLKTLMTKTKKLIVDVIRIQPGETLSEILETPATVPQESEHAKIAVWRVVQDAQTPDGLKSSPALLEDSQLPLEQKKRKILRNLRNLEQANLVTDTNKYQDIISDIAKDICCQRRYRQRRKADLGKLQQTLVALNSKTTFYQEQMNYYDTYIKTCLDNLNRKNSRRSIKVDKDEKGSKKGKPQSLKYTGARLHEKGVILEIEGLLINQFKNVTFEILPTEEVGNFEVKAKFMGVEMEKVQLHFQDLLQLQYEGVAVMKMFDKAKVNVNLLIFLLNKKFYGK from the exons ATGAATCATGAAGAGACGGTTTCTCGACATAAGCCACGCTATGGAA CCATTCAGGACGATGAGAGACTGTCAGCGGAGGAGATGGATGAGAGGAGGCGGCAGAACATCGCCTACGAGTACCTGTGTCATCTGGAGGAGGCCAAACg atggatggaagccTGCCTGGAAGAAGAGCTGCCCAACACCACAGAACTGGAGGAGGGCCTGAGGAATGGTGTCTACCTTGGCAAACTTGCCAACTTCTTTGCCCCCAAAATGGTGACCGTAAAAAGAATCTACGACAGGGATCAATCTCGGTACAAG agTAAAGGACTGCACTTCAGGCACACTGACAACACAGTCCAGTGGCTCAGGGCCATGGAGTCGGTGGGTCTACCTAAG ATATTCTACCCAGAAACGACAGATGTGTACGATCGCAAAAACATGCCCAAGGTGGTATACTGCATACATGCACTAAG cttGTACTTGTACAAACTAGGCATTGCACCCCAGATCCAGGACCTATTAGGGAAGGTGGCCTTTACAG AGGAAGAGATCAATAACATGAGGAGTGAACTGGACAAGTATGGTATTCAAATGCCAGCTTTTAGTAAAATTGGAGGAATCCTGGCCAATGAGCTCTCAGTGGATGAAGCAGCAT TGCACGCGGCTGTATTTGCAATCAATGAGGCAATAGACAGGGGGCAGGCATCTGTGACCATGTCAGCCCTGACAAATCCAAACGCTGTGCTGAGGAACACCCAGGAAGCCATGGCACAAGACTACCAGGACACGTTGAGCCAGGCCAAGACCAGTAAACAAGATCGGTCCTCGGCGAGT TACTCCACATTACGCAGTCAGGAACGAGATGTTTATGAGGAGCTGCTGACACAGCAGGAGATCCAGAGCTGCATAGACTTTGTCAACA tcCAAGCAGCAGTAAGGCAGGTGAATCATGCAGTGCGCACCCAGGATGAAGCTTCTCTTTTGGCTGCACTCAGGCTTCCAGCGCTGTCCCTGCGTGGTGTGCAGAATGTGAACCATGGCTGGTACCTGGAGCAATTTACCACCTATTGTCTGCACAAATCCAAG gatgaagacaaaggagtTCTGGTGGATAAGAATGAGATTCAAAGAGTTGTCACCTCTTGCAATGACTTTGCAGAGGCTGAAAGACGAA AACTTGAGGCAGTTTCAGCCATCAACACTGCCATTCGTCTTGGCGACGCAGCGGCGACGGCCGAGGAGCTCATGAACCCCGAGGCTCAACTGTCTATTGTCTACTCGACAGCTGCCACGCTCTATCAGAATGAGCTTTTTAGTTTGCAACTGCAAAGTGGGAAG TCTGGCCTGAGCCATGAGGAATTGAGCGTGGCTGTGGAAATGCTGTCAGCTGTAGCTGTGCTCAATGAGGTTCTGGACACCAAAGATTCACAGGCTGTCATCGAGCAGCTAACAGACTCACCTCTGGGTTTCACAAACATGGACCAAGACAACCTAATTAG GTATGCTGACACCCTAACCGAGCAGCGGGTGGAGTCTCTTGCGACTGGCCAAGAGTTCCTCACTTGGAATGATGTTCAAAAATGCATTGACGCTGTCAACGTTCAGGTCGCTGAAGAGCACGAAC GAATCATAGCAATAGCAGAGATCAATGAGGCATTGAACTCTGGTGATCATCAGCAGACACTTGCAGCCTTGCTCCTCCCTACTGCCAAGTTGACAGCGGTGAACCCCGTCGCAGCCAAACACTACCACGATGTTCTACTCTGTACCAAACAATGCCTCTGCCAG ACCTCGGGAGATGAATCCGCTGTGCTGTGGCTTGACCAAATCCAAGAGGTCATACATGCAGCCAACCAAGATGCAGAAGAAGCTCTCACAA TGGCTGAAGCAGTAGCTGACATTAACAAGATGGTGGCAGAGGGCGATTCCCAGAATACACTGCTGGCTCTGCAATCCCCAAATGCAAGGCTGAGAGACGTGCTCGCAGAATGTGCTGAAACGTGCCAGGCCGAACTGGCGCAAACGCAACAAACGATTACACCTGAAG GTGGCATCGATAGTGTGTGGGTGAAACATTGCGTAAATGACGGATATGATTACTATTATAATCTGGAGACTGGACACGGTGCCTGGGAGGAGCCCGAAAACTTTGAACATAATAGTGGCCACCTCAGTAAAGAGGAAATTCAG AGTGTCGTCAGTTGTGTGACTGCAGAATATAACCGGGAACAATTGTGGTTGGCCAACCAATGCTTGGTAGCGCAGCTGCAGGCGAGGATGCGAGGTTTTCTGGTGAGGCAAAGGCATGCTCAGAGGATGGAGTACCTGCGGCAACAAGAACCGCACATCATTCGACTGCAg GCATGCTGGAGAGGTTACAAACAGAGGAAAATATACAGGAacagaataaaaatgcttcatcGAAATGTTAGCTCAATTGTCAAG ATTCAGTCATTTGTTAAAATGTGGAAAGCCAAGCGTGCATACAATGAGCGTTTGCAATACTTTAAAGATCAC GAGAAGGAAGTTGTCACCATCCAGGCTTTTGTAAAGGCCAATAAAGCAAGAAATGACTATAGAACCCTGA CCGGGGGAACAGACCCGCCTCTATCAGTCGTGCGCAAGTTTGTCCACTTGCTCCAGCAGAGCGCTTTGGATTTGCAGgaggaacaggaagtgacgCGGCTCAAGGAGGAAGTGGTCACCAGGATTCGCTCAAACCAGCAGATGGAGCAAGATTTGAACCTGATGGACATCAAGATTGGACTGCTGGTGAAGAACAGAATCACGCTGCAG GATGTCGTGACTCATAATAAGACAATGAAGAATATGAAAAATCAAGCAAGTAATGATGACCTGGCCACAGCAGACAAACTGGGAATAAAAGGCCTAAGTAAAGGAAAACGGAAGAAACTGGAGGCCTATCAACATCTTTTTTACCTCCTTCAG ACCAATCCGTCCTACTTGGCTAAGCTCATCTTCCAAATGCCCCAAAACAAGTCTACAAAGTTTATGGACACTGTCATCTTCACCTTGTACAACTATGCCTCCAACCAGCGAGAAGAATATTTGCTGCTTAAACTCTTCAAAACTGCTCTTGAAGAAGAAATCGG GTCGAAGGTTGACCAAATTCAGGACATTGTGACAGGAAATCCCACAGTCATCAAGATGGTGGTGAGCTTCAACCGAGGAGCACGGGGCCACAACTCTCTGCGGCAGCTTTTGGCTCCTGTGGTCAAAGACATCATTGATGACAAAAATCTCGGCATCAACACCAACCCGGTAGATGTTTACAAAGCTTGGGTCAACCAGCTGGAGACGGCCACTGGAGAAGCCAG TAAATTGCCTTATGAAGTGACTCCGGAGCAGGCCATGTCACATGAGGAAGTCCGCAAAAGGCTGGAGGCTTCCAGTCTGGCACTTCGCTCTGCAACAGATAAAGTCCTCAACTCCATTGTGTCCTCTCTGGATAATATTCC TTATGGCATGCGATACGTCGCCAAGGTTCTGAGGAACTGCCTCCACGAAAAGTTTCCGGATGCATCAGAAGATGAGCTGCTAAAG GTAGTTGGCAACTTGCTTTACTACCGTTACATGAATCCTGCCATCGTAGCTCCCGATGGATTCGACATTATTGACCTGTCGGCGGGAGGGCAGCTCCATGTGGATCAGCGACGCAACCTGGGATCTGTGGCCAAGATGCTCCAGCATGCGGCCGCCAACAAGCTGTTTGAGGGCGAGAATGCGCACATGACTCCTATGAACGACTTCATCTCGCAGACATACGAGAAGTTCCG GGTGTTTTTCCAGTCGGCCTGCGATGTCCCCGAACCCGAGGAGAAGTTCAACATTGATGAATACTCAGACATGGTGACCCTGAGCAAGCCTGTTATCTATATCTCAATAGAGGAGATAATCAATACGCACTCA CTCCTCTTGGAACATCTGGACGCCATCTCACCAGACCTCAACGACCTGTTGCATGAGCTCCTGCAGGATTTGGGAGATGTCCCTGACGTTGAGACATTACTTG GTGAGGGAGCCGTTCATAGCAATGACACCAACAGGGATAGTGTCCTCAACCAGCTGGCCAAGACCGAGATCTCCCTCACCCTGACCAGCAAGTTTGAGCTACTTGAAGGGGATGACAAAGACTTGAAGACTCTTATGAcaaa GACAAAGAAACTAATAGTAGATGTGATCCGAATTCAACCCGGAGAGACATTGTCTGAAATTTTAGAGACCCCAGCCACAGTGCCTCAG GAGTCGGAGCATGCCAAGATAGCTGTGTGGCGGGTGGTCCAGGACGCTCAGACCCCCGACGGTCTAAAGAGCAGCCCTGCCCTCCTGGAGGACAGCCAGCTCCCCCTTGAGCAGAAGAAGCGCAAGATCCTGCGGAATCTTCGTAACTTGGAGCAGGCCAACCTTGTCActgacacaaataaatatcaaGACATCATCAGTGACATTGCTAAG GATATATGCTGCCAAAGACGCTACCGACAAAGGAGGAAGGCCGATCTCGGTAAGCTCCAGCAGACGCTCGTGGCGCTCAATTCGAAAACAACCTTCtaccaggagcagatgaatTATTATGACACCTACATCAAGACATGCCTGGACAACCTGAACCGCAA GAATTCACGCAGATCCATCAAAGTGGACAAAGACGAAAAGGGcagcaaaaaagggaagccACAATCCTTGAAGTACACCGGCGCAAGGCTACATGAGAAAGGAGTCATTCTGGAGATCGAAGGGCTTCTGATCAACCA GTTCAAAAATGTCACGTTTGAAATTTTACCAACTGAGGAAGTTGGGAATTTTGAGGTGAAAGCCAAGTTTATGGGTGTGGAGATGGAAAAAGTTCAGCTTCATTTCCAG GACCTTCTGCAGCTACAATACGAAGGCGTGGCTGTTATGAAGATGTTCGACAAAGCTAAAGTAAACGTGAACTTGCTCATCTTCCTCCTAAATAAAAAGTTCtatggaaaatga